In Sphingobacterium sp. lm-10, one DNA window encodes the following:
- a CDS encoding GNAT family N-acetyltransferase, whose protein sequence is MNEHYHTEQVFDLDKSIASDLADLTLDVVHNGASIGFMDNSTSNDLVAFWTAVLEKVARQKVLLLISREMKTNKIVGTVQLNIDLPPNQPHRADLAKMQVHSRHRRKGIAEELLKMAEIIALQHRKHLLVLDTVTDSAAQQLYLKCGWITVGNIPEYALFPTGELCSTTFMYRKLG, encoded by the coding sequence ATGAATGAGCACTACCATACAGAACAAGTTTTTGATTTAGATAAATCCATTGCTTCGGATCTGGCAGATCTTACTTTAGATGTGGTGCACAATGGCGCGTCCATTGGCTTCATGGATAATTCCACAAGTAATGATCTCGTCGCGTTTTGGACTGCAGTATTAGAAAAAGTCGCGCGACAAAAAGTCTTGTTATTAATATCGAGAGAGATGAAAACCAATAAAATTGTGGGAACTGTGCAACTAAATATTGACTTGCCTCCAAACCAACCGCACAGAGCTGACCTAGCAAAAATGCAAGTCCATTCCAGGCATAGAAGAAAAGGAATTGCGGAAGAACTTTTAAAAATGGCCGAAATAATCGCGTTGCAGCATCGTAAACATCTATTGGTGTTAGATACGGTTACAGATAGTGCCGCTCAGCAATTGTACCTAAAATGTGGATGGATCACGGTTGGTAATATTCCCGAATACGCTTTGTTTCCAACTGGCGAATTATGCAGCACCACATTTATGTACCGGAAACTTGGCTAA
- a CDS encoding hydrogen peroxide-inducible genes activator: MTLVQLEYIIAVDTYRSFVAAAEKCFVTQPTLSMQIQKLEENLGAKIFDRSRQPVVPTEVGERIISQARVVLIESKKIRDILQEASGQLAGEFRIGVIPTVAPYLLPPVIASFAKQYPQLKIQIWEYTTEKIVQELKTGTLDCGILSTPLQDSAIAELPLYYETFVAYVSPGSKLYGKKLLQTNEIADDNLWLLNEGHCMRGQVLNICKYRQSQSASATFDYNTGSVETLKRMVDINGGITILPELTILDYGEDELQHVRYFKSPEPVREISIVMTKNFSKQQAIEALQQEIWRAVPERFRSKRRMDVLGFRY; encoded by the coding sequence ATGACCTTAGTTCAATTAGAATATATTATAGCTGTTGATACGTATCGGAGCTTTGTAGCTGCAGCAGAAAAGTGTTTTGTAACGCAACCAACCCTGAGTATGCAGATACAAAAATTGGAGGAAAACCTGGGTGCCAAGATATTTGATCGGAGTAGGCAACCCGTCGTGCCGACAGAAGTAGGAGAGCGGATTATTAGTCAAGCACGTGTGGTACTGATTGAAAGTAAAAAGATACGTGATATTTTGCAGGAAGCATCTGGCCAGCTTGCAGGAGAATTTCGAATAGGTGTTATTCCCACGGTAGCACCCTACTTATTGCCTCCTGTGATTGCATCTTTTGCAAAACAATATCCACAACTAAAAATCCAGATATGGGAATATACGACAGAGAAAATTGTGCAAGAGCTCAAGACAGGTACATTAGATTGCGGTATTTTATCCACACCACTCCAAGATTCAGCCATTGCCGAGTTGCCACTCTATTATGAAACTTTTGTAGCTTACGTATCTCCAGGAAGCAAATTGTATGGCAAGAAATTGCTACAGACCAACGAGATAGCAGATGATAATCTTTGGCTGCTCAATGAAGGACATTGTATGCGCGGGCAGGTACTTAACATTTGTAAATACAGGCAGTCTCAATCGGCCAGCGCCACCTTTGACTACAACACCGGAAGTGTAGAAACGCTGAAACGCATGGTGGATATCAATGGCGGAATAACCATTCTACCAGAATTAACTATCCTGGATTATGGGGAGGATGAGTTGCAACATGTTCGTTATTTTAAATCACCAGAACCTGTTCGAGAGATCAGCATCGTGATGACCAAAAACTTCAGTAAGCAGCAAGCCATCGAGGCGTTACAGCAGGAAATTTGGCGAGCGGTGCCCGAACGTTTTCGATCCAAGCGGCGAATGGATGTACTCGGTTTTCGCTATTAA
- a CDS encoding OFA family MFS transporter, with the protein MIKKIKNRWLIAASAVGIHISIGSVYAYSVITNPVRGIFGVDESTVNWSFKLAILFLGLSAALLGKWVEKVGPKRSGIATGLFFGIGILGSGLAVHIGSISMFLICYGVIGGIGLGIGYITPVSTLVKWFPDRRGLATGMAIMGFGFSALIFGPVMQFLFEKVGIANAFFILGVVYMILIFASALYIEKPPKDYLPKGFQSGEGKNIKADISNIDANASLKTSRFYYIWIMMFINITCGIAVIAAASPMMQEKLQYTPMQAATIVGLIGVFNGLGRLFWSSLSDYIGRANVYILFFSFQVLGFYFLPQISLEILFLIVLFTIVTMYGGGFAVLPAFLGDLFGTKQLGAIHGMILVAWALAGIVGPTIYDYVKESTGSLTQTLTLFSGLFLIALLVSILMKFAIAKLKKEQDKQAA; encoded by the coding sequence ATGATAAAAAAAATAAAAAACCGTTGGCTAATTGCTGCTTCAGCAGTAGGCATTCATATCTCGATTGGATCTGTGTATGCCTATTCTGTGATAACAAATCCTGTAAGAGGTATTTTTGGAGTGGACGAAAGTACCGTCAACTGGTCTTTCAAACTCGCTATATTATTTTTAGGATTGTCGGCGGCACTTTTAGGAAAATGGGTAGAGAAAGTCGGACCAAAGCGAAGTGGGATCGCAACTGGTTTATTCTTTGGAATTGGGATTTTAGGATCTGGATTAGCCGTACACATTGGTTCAATATCTATGTTTCTGATCTGCTATGGTGTTATCGGAGGTATTGGCTTGGGCATAGGCTACATCACGCCAGTAAGTACACTGGTCAAATGGTTTCCTGATAGACGTGGACTGGCAACGGGTATGGCTATTATGGGCTTTGGATTTTCTGCGTTGATTTTTGGTCCTGTCATGCAGTTTCTGTTTGAAAAAGTAGGCATAGCCAACGCATTTTTCATTTTAGGTGTTGTGTATATGATTTTGATCTTCGCATCAGCCCTCTACATCGAAAAACCACCAAAAGATTATCTTCCGAAAGGTTTTCAATCGGGTGAAGGAAAAAATATCAAAGCAGATATTTCTAATATTGATGCCAATGCCTCATTAAAAACATCTCGCTTTTATTATATCTGGATCATGATGTTTATCAACATTACTTGTGGTATAGCCGTCATTGCTGCAGCAAGCCCGATGATGCAGGAAAAATTACAGTACACGCCCATGCAGGCCGCTACCATCGTTGGGCTAATTGGAGTATTCAATGGTTTGGGCAGATTATTTTGGTCCTCTTTATCAGATTACATTGGGCGGGCGAATGTGTACATTCTCTTCTTCTCATTCCAAGTCTTAGGATTTTACTTTCTTCCCCAGATCTCATTAGAAATTTTATTTTTAATTGTTCTCTTTACAATAGTTACCATGTATGGTGGAGGATTTGCAGTTCTGCCTGCATTTTTAGGAGATCTCTTCGGCACCAAACAGCTCGGAGCTATTCATGGAATGATTCTAGTTGCTTGGGCATTAGCAGGTATTGTTGGCCCTACGATTTACGATTATGTTAAAGAGTCGACCGGTTCATTGACACAGACATTGACCCTATTTTCTGGATTATTCTTGATCGCATTATTGGTTTCCATTCTGATGAAATTTGCTATCGCAAAATTGAAAAAAGAACAAGACAAGCAAGCGGCCTAA
- a CDS encoding S46 family peptidase, producing the protein MILHKVIVTALLLGASAFQFAATVPDEGMFPLSDLNRAGLKKAGLKISEKDIYNPGSIGLVDALVRVGGCSGSFVSGQGLIITNHHCAFSAVQLASTPQHNYLENGFVAHQQEQEIEAKGLTIRITDSYEDVSKEVLDGVKAISDPLQRIEAINQKRQELARKAEQADPTIKAEVSEMFIGKSYVLFKYKTIEDVRLVYVPKQNIGEFGFETDNWVWPRHTGDYSFLRAYVAKDGSSAAYSKDNVPYGPKKHLKVNPKGVEENDFVFILGYPGRTFRHRPAQYIDYQEKFLLPYTSELYDFENQRMEDAGKTDKAVELALATRIKRNANVLKNYRGKLKGLRNIDLVQTKRDEDAALAKFIDSRPDLKSAYGNLMTDIEKHYDRVFEDAPKELWMNNIYHGVKTFNIASYFQSFQDAIAQQASPKAQQALFDQNINKFNKGIHELFEAYHLGVDQQIARHLFAEGAKMQGANALKFLRDNVHAQSDTTGAWIAQLLATTRLNNEEAFRKITSSPASILAYKDELLDLHRAVAAEYATFSSEQKRREGMLNKLMGDYVAVREQFMDKNFVPDANSTLRLTFGNIKGYSPADATYMQPFTSVKGLLEKGNSGLPEFGYPHKIKEAWLAKDFGSYMKKDMNDVPVNILYNMDTTGGNSGSPIMNANGELIGVNFDRAYDATINDFAWNESYSRSIGVDIRFVLWVADKIDNAQFILKEMGVH; encoded by the coding sequence ATGATTTTACACAAAGTAATCGTTACTGCACTGCTTTTGGGTGCAAGTGCTTTTCAATTTGCCGCAACGGTTCCAGATGAAGGCATGTTTCCACTGAGCGATCTTAACCGGGCAGGCCTTAAGAAAGCAGGACTGAAAATTTCAGAAAAAGATATTTATAACCCGGGGAGCATTGGTCTAGTAGATGCGTTGGTTCGTGTCGGCGGTTGTTCCGGCTCCTTCGTATCGGGTCAAGGGCTGATCATCACCAATCATCATTGCGCATTCAGTGCAGTACAGCTAGCCAGCACACCGCAACACAACTATTTAGAAAATGGCTTTGTAGCCCATCAACAGGAGCAGGAAATTGAAGCCAAAGGATTAACCATTCGGATCACAGATTCTTATGAAGATGTTTCCAAAGAGGTTTTGGACGGAGTAAAGGCGATCAGCGATCCATTGCAACGCATCGAGGCCATCAATCAAAAACGACAAGAACTCGCGCGCAAAGCGGAGCAGGCAGACCCGACCATCAAAGCCGAAGTTTCAGAGATGTTTATCGGAAAGAGCTATGTATTGTTTAAGTATAAAACCATCGAAGATGTACGTTTAGTGTACGTGCCGAAACAAAATATTGGAGAATTTGGCTTTGAGACAGATAACTGGGTATGGCCTCGACATACCGGCGATTATTCTTTCCTACGTGCCTACGTAGCGAAGGATGGTTCCTCAGCAGCTTACTCCAAAGACAATGTTCCTTACGGACCTAAAAAACACTTAAAGGTGAATCCCAAAGGCGTGGAAGAAAATGATTTTGTATTCATCTTAGGTTACCCTGGGCGCACATTCCGTCATCGCCCCGCCCAGTATATAGACTATCAAGAAAAGTTCCTATTGCCATATACATCGGAACTTTATGATTTCGAGAATCAACGGATGGAAGATGCTGGAAAAACCGACAAAGCAGTAGAACTTGCTTTGGCCACACGTATCAAGCGCAACGCCAATGTGCTTAAAAACTACCGCGGAAAGTTAAAAGGCCTGCGAAATATCGATCTAGTACAAACAAAGAGGGACGAAGATGCTGCCTTGGCAAAATTTATAGATAGTCGGCCTGACTTAAAATCTGCCTATGGCAACCTGATGACCGATATCGAAAAACATTATGATAGGGTGTTCGAAGATGCGCCAAAAGAGTTGTGGATGAACAATATATATCACGGTGTCAAAACGTTTAATATCGCCAGCTACTTCCAATCTTTTCAAGATGCTATAGCTCAGCAAGCGTCTCCAAAGGCACAACAAGCCCTATTCGATCAAAACATCAACAAATTTAACAAAGGCATTCATGAGCTTTTCGAAGCTTACCATCTGGGGGTAGATCAGCAAATTGCCCGTCACCTCTTCGCGGAAGGCGCAAAAATGCAGGGTGCCAATGCATTAAAATTCTTGCGAGACAATGTTCATGCGCAAAGTGATACAACCGGCGCATGGATTGCTCAATTATTGGCAACCACCAGGCTGAATAATGAAGAAGCTTTTCGTAAAATCACATCTTCACCGGCAAGCATTCTGGCTTACAAGGACGAATTGTTGGATTTGCACCGTGCTGTAGCAGCAGAATACGCTACGTTTAGCTCCGAACAAAAACGTCGAGAAGGTATGTTAAACAAACTAATGGGCGATTACGTAGCGGTTCGAGAACAATTTATGGACAAAAATTTTGTACCTGATGCCAACTCCACACTGCGACTTACTTTTGGAAACATTAAAGGATATAGTCCGGCAGATGCGACTTATATGCAACCATTTACCAGTGTAAAAGGGTTGCTTGAAAAAGGTAACTCAGGACTTCCAGAGTTTGGCTATCCGCACAAGATTAAAGAAGCTTGGTTGGCAAAGGACTTTGGCAGCTACATGAAAAAGGACATGAATGATGTACCCGTCAACATTCTTTATAATATGGATACTACGGGGGGCAACTCTGGCTCACCAATTATGAATGCCAACGGAGAATTGATTGGCGTAAACTTTGATCGCGCTTACGATGCGACTATCAATGATTTTGCCTGGAATGAAAGCTACAGCCGATCTATCGGTGTGGATATCCGTTTTGTATTATGGGTGGCCGACAAAATCGACAACGCCCAATTCATCCTAAAAGAAATGGGCGTACACTAG
- a CDS encoding riboflavin synthase encodes MFTGIIECLGTILKIEKEDQNVHFTVRSDISHDLKIDQSLSHNGVCLTVVAQDQHTHRVTAIQETLVKSSLGQLKENDIVNLERCTIAGGRLDGHIVQGHVDQTATCVSIEDQGGSTLLTFEYDTSLNNITVEKGSITVDGISLTVVNSRTNRFSVAIIPYTKEHTNFAQIAVGTVVNIEFDIIGKYVSKLLSLRD; translated from the coding sequence ATGTTTACAGGGATTATCGAATGCTTAGGCACCATCTTGAAAATTGAAAAGGAAGATCAAAATGTCCATTTTACGGTACGATCTGACATCAGTCATGATCTTAAAATTGATCAAAGCTTATCCCATAACGGAGTATGCCTTACGGTCGTAGCGCAAGATCAGCATACGCATCGGGTCACTGCCATACAAGAAACGTTAGTAAAATCCAGCTTAGGACAATTAAAGGAAAATGACATCGTGAATCTGGAACGTTGTACCATTGCTGGCGGCCGCCTAGATGGACACATTGTGCAAGGTCATGTGGATCAGACGGCTACTTGCGTTAGCATAGAAGATCAAGGTGGTAGCACGCTACTCACCTTTGAATACGATACCAGCTTAAATAATATCACTGTAGAAAAAGGTTCGATTACGGTCGATGGTATTAGCCTTACTGTCGTAAACTCTCGCACGAATCGCTTTTCAGTCGCCATTATCCCTTACACCAAAGAGCATACAAATTTTGCACAAATTGCCGTTGGTACTGTCGTAAATATAGAATTCGACATCATTGGCAAGTATGTAAGCAAGTTACTTTCTTTACGCGATTAG
- a CDS encoding NTP transferase domain-containing protein produces MTSKQHNIPIIKGLVLAGGKSQRMGDAKDQMDWYGKEQRYFIADILSTLCEVVYISCRQEQLEHFDTKYHALTDTFLEMGPFGGILTALRSDREAAWLVVACDLPLLNRETLQFLIDHRDDSKLATAFENPLDGLPEPLITIWEPKSYPVLLQFLGMGRTSPRKVLLNNDVHILTPLSPKALMNVNTPEDAAKVKLILSSKSDT; encoded by the coding sequence ATGACATCAAAACAGCATAATATACCCATTATAAAAGGGTTGGTTCTCGCGGGCGGAAAAAGTCAAAGGATGGGGGACGCAAAGGATCAGATGGACTGGTACGGAAAGGAACAGCGTTATTTTATAGCAGATATTTTGAGCACGCTGTGTGAAGTGGTCTATATTTCTTGCCGACAGGAGCAGTTGGAGCATTTCGATACCAAATATCATGCTTTGACCGATACCTTTCTGGAGATGGGACCGTTCGGTGGCATCTTAACCGCATTGCGGTCGGATCGAGAAGCGGCGTGGCTAGTAGTGGCCTGTGATCTGCCTTTGTTGAATAGAGAAACGCTACAATTTCTGATTGATCACAGAGATGACTCAAAATTAGCTACTGCCTTTGAAAACCCATTGGACGGACTTCCAGAACCACTTATTACCATTTGGGAACCTAAAAGCTATCCGGTACTACTGCAATTTTTAGGTATGGGAAGAACCAGCCCTCGAAAAGTATTGTTGAACAATGATGTTCATATTTTGACACCTTTATCTCCCAAAGCATTAATGAATGTAAACACACCGGAAGATGCAGCCAAAGTAAAACTGATCCTATCTTCTAAAAGTGATACATGA